The genomic region CGAGTTCTGTGAGGTGTACTTCGACGACGTCGCGGTGCCAGCCGACCGGATGCTCGGAAACGTCGGCGACGGCTGGAAACTCGCGATGGACCTGCTGCCCTACGAGCGCTCCACGTGCTTCTGGCAACGCATCGCCTATCTGTACGCCCGCTTCGACGATCTGGTCGTCGAGGTCAAAGGCCTTGGCACCGCGTCGGATTCCGATCTCGGTGAAGTGTACCTGGCGCTGCACACGCTGCGCTGCCGGTCGCGGGCGACGCAGCACCGGCTGGCCGCCGGGCACAAACTGGGCGCGGACACCTCGATCGACAAGGTGCTGCTGGCCAGCGCAGAACAGCAGCTGTTCGACACGGTGCGCGACCTGCTGCCGGGCCGCATCGAGCTGTCCGACGATCCGTGGCGGCCCGCGTACCTGTACTCGCGTGCCGCGACGATCTACGGCGGCACCGCTGAGGTGCAGCGCAACATCATCGCCCGCCGGCTGCTCGACCTCGGGAAGGAGTGATCGTGGAGGCTCTCGACACCGAGTCGCTGGCGATGCTCGAAGACACCCTGCGCAAGACGATGCTGTCGTGCTCGGGGGCTGAGCTGGACGCCGCGCTGGCCGAGCTGGGCTGGGCCGAGATGCTCGAGGAGATGCCCGACACCGCGATTCCGCTGGTTTTCCGACTGCTCGGCGAAACCGGTTCGCACGCTTCGGTTCTCAACGACGTTCTGTTGGAGACCATCGGCGGTCTGCCCGGTGGCACGCCCCCGATGCCGTACGCCGGCGGCGGCTGGGTGGTGTGGGAGCGCACCGCCAACACGGAGCCGACGCTGGGCGGGCTGCCGCTGCGGCGGGTGCCCGACGGGGAGACGATGCGGTTGGGCGACACCCGTCGCGCCGCCGGCTGGTGGCTGGTCGGCACGGCGCGGGCGATGCTGAACCTGGCCCGTCAGCACGCGCTGGACCGGGTGCAGTTCGGCAGGCCGATCGCGCAGTTCCAGGCGATCCGGCACCGGCTGGCCGAGACGCTAGTGGCCATCGAGGGCGCCGAGGCGACGCTGGGGCTGCCCGGCGACGAGAGCCCGGACCTCACGGCGATGCTGGCGAAGGCCGCCGCGGGCAAGGCGGCGCTGACCGCGGCCAAGCACTGCCAGCAGGTGCTGGGCGGTATCGGTTTCACCGCCGAACACGAGCTGCACCTGCACATCAAGCGGG from Mycolicibacterium phlei harbors:
- a CDS encoding acyl-CoA dehydrogenase family protein, producing MLEDTLRKTMLSCSGAELDAALAELGWAEMLEEMPDTAIPLVFRLLGETGSHASVLNDVLLETIGGLPGGTPPMPYAGGGWVVWERTANTEPTLGGLPLRRVPDGETMRLGDTRRAAGWWLVGTARAMLNLARQHALDRVQFGRPIAQFQAIRHRLAETLVAIEGAEATLGLPGDESPDLTAMLAKAAAGKAALTAAKHCQQVLGGIGFTAEHELHLHIKRALVLDGLLGNTKELTRRAGAGLRARGSVPRLAHL